From a region of the Solanum stenotomum isolate F172 chromosome 2, ASM1918654v1, whole genome shotgun sequence genome:
- the LOC125855261 gene encoding probable alpha-amylase 2 — MGLDESQQSDPLVVIRNGKEIILQAFDWESHKHDWWINLDTKVPDIAKSGFTTAWLPPVCQSLAPEGYLPQNLYSLNSKYGSEDLLKALLNKMKQYKVRAMADIVINHRVGTTQGHGGMYNRYDGIPMSWDEHAITSCTGGRGNKSTGDNFNGVPNIDHTQSFVRKDLIDWMRWLRSSVGFQDFRFDFAKGYASKYVKEYIEGAEPIFAVGEYWDTCNYKGSNLDYNQDSHRQRIINWIDGAGQLSTAFDFTTKAVLQEAVKGEFWRLRDSKGKPPGVLGLWPSRAVTFIDNHDTGSTQAHWPFPSRHVMEGYAYILTHPGIPSVFYDHFYEWDNSMHDQIVKLIAIRTNQGIHSRSSIRILEAQPNLYAATIDEKVSMKIGDGSWCPAGKEWTLVTSGHRYAVWQK; from the exons ATGGGGCTTGATGAAAGTCAGCAGTCTGATCCAT TGGTTGTGATACGCAATGGAAAGGAGATCATATTGCAG GCATTCGACTGGGAATCTCATAAACATGATTGGTGGATAAATTTAGATACGAAAGTTCCTGATATTGCAAAGTCTGGTTTCACAACTGCTTGGCTGCCTCCGGTGTGTCAGTCATTGGCTCCTGAAG GTTACCTTCCACAGAACCTTTATTCTCTCAATTCTAAATATGGTTCTGAGGATCTCTTAAAAGCTTTACTTAATAAGATGAAGCAGTACAAAGTTAGAGCGATGGCGGACATAGTCATTAACCATCGTGTTGGGACTACTCAAGGGCATGGCGGAATGTACAACCGCTATGATGGAATTCCTATGTCTTGGGATGAACATGCTATTACATCTTGCACTGGTGGAAGG GGTAACAAAAGCACTGGAGACAACTTTAATGGAGTTCCAAATATAGATCATACACAATCCTTTGTCCGGAAAGATCTCATTGACTGGATGCGGTGGCTAAGATCCTCTGTTGGCTTCCAAGATTTTCGTTTTGATTTTGCCAAAGG TTATGCTTCGAAGTATGTAAAGGAATATATCGAGGGAGCTGAGCCAATATTTGCAGTTGGAGAATACTGGGACACTTGCAATTACAAGGGCAGCAATTTGGATTACAACCAAG ATAGTCACAGGCAAAGAATCATCAATTGGATTGATGGCGCGGGACAACTTTCAACTGCATTCGATTTTACAACAAAAGCAGTCCTTCAG GAAGCAGTCAAAGGAGAATTCTGGCGTTTGCGTGACTCTAAGGGGAAGCCACCAGGAGTTTTAGGATTGTGGCCTTCAAGGGCTGTCACTTTTATTGATAATCACGACACTGGATCAACTCAG GCGCATTGGCCTTTCCCTTCACGTCATGTTATGGAG GGCTATGCATACATTCTTACACACCCAGGGATACCATCAGTTTTCTATGACCATTTCTACGAATGGGATAATTCCATGCATGACCAAATTGTAAAGCTG ATTGCTATTCGGACGAATCAAGGCATACACAGCCGTTCATCTATAAGGATTCTTGAGGCACAGCCAAACTTATACGCTGCAACCATTGATGAAAAGGTTAGCATGAAGATTGGGGACGGATCATGGTGCCCTGCTGGGAAAGAGTGGACTCTCGTGACCAGTGGCCATCGCTATGCAGTCTGGCAGAAGTAA